The Streptomyces sp. HSG2 genome has a segment encoding these proteins:
- a CDS encoding FkbO/Hyg5 family chorismatase encodes MTQVNPAVGLGLPSSTFMNPADVTDALLRANVLGVVNYTTEPAGPGIGNGALTIDLHMAHKADEAFAEVWTTDRPVETGVVREVAYAHDGEYLIVAGRIPQAGRYTEATRAAYCTALELMDGLGYKNCFRMWNFVADINGDNADGLEVYRDFCRGRAEAFELFHFGDQEVPSATGIGALGGGISFYFLVSRSAAPTAVENSKQVSAYRYPQQYGPRPPKFARATYLAATHTDRSGGQIYVSGTASIRGHETLHEGDLVKQVELSLDNIAHLVSRDNLAAHEIERRTGLSDLDNIKVYVRHREDIPVVQRMCSEYFSPAARTAYLNVDVCRSGLLVEIEGIVP; translated from the coding sequence ATGACTCAGGTGAATCCGGCGGTCGGCCTCGGCCTACCTTCCTCCACCTTCATGAATCCGGCCGATGTCACCGACGCGCTGCTCCGCGCGAACGTTCTCGGAGTCGTCAACTACACGACCGAGCCGGCCGGTCCGGGCATCGGGAACGGCGCGCTGACGATCGACCTGCACATGGCGCACAAGGCGGACGAGGCGTTCGCCGAGGTGTGGACCACCGACCGGCCGGTGGAGACCGGAGTGGTGCGGGAGGTAGCCTACGCGCACGACGGCGAATATCTGATCGTGGCCGGCCGCATCCCCCAGGCCGGTCGCTACACGGAAGCCACCCGTGCCGCGTACTGCACCGCGCTGGAGCTGATGGACGGCCTCGGCTACAAGAACTGCTTCCGGATGTGGAACTTCGTGGCCGACATCAACGGGGACAACGCCGACGGCCTGGAGGTCTACCGCGACTTCTGCCGGGGGCGCGCGGAGGCGTTCGAGCTGTTCCACTTCGGGGACCAGGAGGTACCCTCCGCCACCGGCATCGGCGCGCTGGGCGGCGGGATCTCCTTCTACTTCCTGGTCAGCCGGTCGGCCGCGCCGACCGCGGTGGAGAACTCCAAGCAGGTGTCCGCCTACCGCTACCCGCAGCAGTACGGGCCCCGCCCGCCGAAGTTCGCGCGCGCCACCTACCTCGCCGCGACGCACACCGACCGCAGCGGCGGGCAGATCTACGTGTCGGGCACCGCGAGCATACGAGGGCACGAGACGCTGCACGAGGGCGATCTGGTGAAGCAGGTGGAACTCTCGCTGGACAACATCGCCCACCTCGTTTCCCGGGACAATCTCGCCGCCCATGAGATCGAGCGGCGCACCGGACTGAGCGACCTCGACAACATCAAGGTGTACGTCCGCCACCGCGAGGACATTCCCGTCGTACAACGAATGTGCTCGGAGTATTTCTCACCCGCCGCGAGGACCGCCTACTTGAACGTCGACGTCTGCCGTTCCGGTCTCCTGGTGGAGATCGAGGGAATCGTCCCCTGA
- a CDS encoding bifunctional 3-(3-hydroxy-phenyl)propionate/3-hydroxycinnamic acid hydroxylase → MMLSSAARSGPAASGLTADVAVVGCGPVGLVLSILLAHRGWQVVILEKYENQYPFPRVVAFDGETARTFATAGIGAELMELGEPLGQYMFQNGAGRELFSFEAPYEPGRDGWPIATVMHQPTFEKALRAHVDELPNVTALFGHEVRQITDHGDQVEITAPGAGGPPDGRVTASYVVGCDGANSFVRDAMGAKLTDLGFAHDWLLVDVVFHEPRSFRPNDVQICDPNRPTTIVASGRGHRRWEFMRLPGESVEELSTHERMWQLLAPYDVTPENADLTRNIVYTFQAALADSWRAGRLLLAGDSAHLMPPFAGQGMCSGVRDAANLAWKLDLVLRGTARDTLLDVYQAERSRQVRHTIDMSIEVGRIVSELDHAAAARRDAYLIGLHSRPDAPSLSPSWFALEDGVVRRDASGSVAPRAGELSPQGVVARGTVKDRFDDVVGRGFQLITTVDPYETLPQDDLDFLKSIGTRLVRVLPAGILPKRARDHEVVDVRRTYLPYLAQTRQTGVLVRPDHYVFGFAGDGADLSVLVGELREQLHLV, encoded by the coding sequence ATGATGTTGTCCTCAGCAGCGCGCTCCGGCCCCGCGGCCTCCGGTCTCACCGCGGACGTCGCGGTGGTCGGGTGCGGCCCGGTGGGACTTGTCCTGTCCATACTTCTGGCCCACCGCGGATGGCAGGTCGTCATCCTGGAGAAGTACGAGAACCAGTACCCGTTCCCGCGCGTGGTCGCCTTCGACGGCGAGACCGCGCGCACGTTCGCCACGGCGGGCATCGGTGCCGAGCTGATGGAACTGGGCGAGCCGCTCGGGCAGTACATGTTCCAGAACGGCGCGGGCCGGGAGCTGTTCAGCTTCGAGGCGCCATACGAGCCCGGCCGCGACGGCTGGCCGATCGCCACCGTCATGCACCAGCCGACGTTCGAGAAGGCGCTGCGCGCGCACGTCGACGAACTGCCGAACGTCACCGCCCTGTTCGGGCACGAGGTGCGGCAGATCACCGACCACGGCGACCAGGTCGAGATCACCGCCCCGGGCGCCGGCGGACCGCCGGACGGGCGGGTCACGGCGTCGTACGTCGTCGGGTGCGACGGCGCCAACAGCTTCGTGCGCGACGCCATGGGCGCGAAGCTGACCGACCTCGGCTTCGCACACGACTGGCTGCTCGTCGACGTCGTGTTCCATGAGCCGCGCTCGTTCCGCCCCAACGACGTCCAGATCTGCGATCCGAACAGGCCGACCACGATCGTCGCCTCCGGCCGGGGCCACCGCCGCTGGGAGTTCATGCGGCTGCCGGGCGAGTCCGTCGAGGAGCTCAGCACCCACGAACGCATGTGGCAACTGCTCGCACCGTACGACGTGACGCCCGAGAACGCCGATCTGACCCGCAACATCGTCTACACGTTCCAGGCGGCCCTCGCCGACAGCTGGCGGGCCGGACGGCTGCTGCTGGCCGGTGACTCGGCGCACCTGATGCCGCCGTTCGCGGGGCAGGGCATGTGCTCGGGCGTCCGGGACGCGGCGAACCTGGCGTGGAAGCTGGACCTCGTGCTGCGCGGCACGGCCCGCGACACGCTGCTCGACGTGTACCAGGCGGAGCGGTCCCGGCAGGTGCGGCACACCATCGACATGTCCATCGAGGTCGGCAGGATCGTCTCCGAACTCGACCACGCGGCCGCCGCACGCCGCGACGCCTATCTGATCGGCCTGCACTCCCGGCCCGACGCGCCGTCGCTGTCACCATCGTGGTTCGCCCTGGAGGACGGCGTCGTACGCCGTGACGCCTCGGGGTCGGTGGCGCCGCGGGCCGGTGAGCTGTCGCCGCAGGGCGTGGTCGCGCGCGGCACGGTCAAGGACCGCTTCGACGATGTGGTCGGCCGGGGCTTCCAGCTGATCACGACCGTCGACCCGTACGAGACGTTGCCCCAGGACGACCTCGACTTCCTCAAGTCGATCGGGACGCGCCTGGTCCGGGTGCTGCCGGCGGGGATCTTGCCGAAGCGGGCGCGGGATCACGAAGTGGTGGACGTGCGGCGCACGTATCTGCCCTACCTGGCGCAGACTCGCCAGACGGGGGTGCTGGTGCGGCCGGACCACTATGTGTTCGGGTTCGCCGGGGACGGCGCCGACCTGTCGGTGCTGGTCGGTGAACTGCGCGAGCAGTTGCACCTGGTCTGA
- a CDS encoding LuxR family transcriptional regulator, which translates to MTGTDRRAEAGCTGLIERDAQWAGLTTLLSDAVAGSGRVALVTGPVACGRTELLYRFGERCGERFVSATCSALERDLPFGVAGQLLHALGASAQVRDLLDAATRTVGPATAHQLHTLCLALLDLAADSPLVIAVDDVQHADPQSLHWLLSLIRRLGRAGILLLLTRTESPGTAHCPLHTELSRHPHCHEIGVAPLSEAGMADLFGGAEAGREAMALTGGNPLLARSLLADRRTAGPDADGVPAPGPGFRRALVSGVHRCEPYVVAVARALAVTGAHATVERLGRLAGLDVEAVRSALDLLAGAGLLADGRFRTDAARIAVLDDMPADERGRTHRTAALLLHDEGAPATEVAPYLLRADGADRTDESWAVPVFEEAAEHALREERIDTALRCLERAHRACPEAHRQAAITAKLVRVESRSNPAAAGRRLTTVTDAMRAGRLSDRDVRSLVPPLLWHGRVDEAAEAMERLRRARHQPGAADRTTELWLACTHPPLARRTRPPAETDRDSGPAGRTTGPALRAVRALTTVLTQGPDEHAVTDAEYVLQVARPSDGMSWGPQTALPALHALVHAGRLDLARSWCDRLLDDARARDLAVAQALYAGVRGDIALREGDLAGAHAHARDALTLMPPGGWGVAVGVPLGVLVETATKQGRHEEAAAHLTRPVPDAMFRSRYGLPYLHARGHHYLATDRHYAALADFLSCGELMTEWGIDQSVLVPWRTSAAEAWLRHGKNRDEARRLVNEQLARLGPETSRTRGVALRLLAATTAPQHRPRLLGEAVAVLEECGDQYELARTLGDLSNAHQSLREHRRAWSVARRAWHVANVCDATALRDELLPSRRGTDDESPEEQPPADPISRLTDAERRVAALAAVGLTNREIAGKLFITPSTIEQHLTRVYRKLNVKYRKDLPTGLHSHLPDTA; encoded by the coding sequence ATGACCGGCACGGACCGGCGCGCCGAGGCGGGGTGCACGGGACTGATCGAACGCGACGCCCAGTGGGCCGGCCTCACCACGCTGCTGTCGGACGCCGTCGCCGGATCGGGTCGGGTCGCTCTCGTGACGGGCCCGGTGGCTTGCGGTAGGACCGAGCTGCTGTACCGGTTCGGCGAGCGCTGCGGCGAACGGTTCGTGTCCGCCACCTGCTCGGCCCTCGAACGCGACCTGCCCTTCGGCGTAGCCGGGCAGCTCCTGCACGCGCTCGGCGCGTCTGCCCAGGTCAGGGACCTGCTCGACGCGGCGACCCGGACCGTGGGGCCCGCGACCGCCCACCAACTGCACACGCTGTGCCTGGCGTTGCTCGACCTCGCCGCGGACAGCCCACTGGTGATCGCCGTCGACGACGTACAGCACGCGGACCCGCAGTCCCTGCACTGGCTGCTCTCGCTCATCCGCCGCCTCGGCCGGGCCGGCATCCTGCTGCTCCTCACCCGCACGGAGAGCCCCGGCACCGCCCACTGCCCGCTGCACACCGAGCTGTCACGGCACCCGCACTGCCATGAGATCGGCGTGGCGCCCCTGTCGGAGGCGGGCATGGCCGACCTGTTCGGCGGCGCCGAGGCGGGCCGCGAGGCCATGGCGCTCACCGGGGGGAACCCGCTGCTGGCCCGGTCCCTGCTCGCCGACCGGCGGACGGCCGGGCCGGACGCGGACGGTGTGCCGGCACCCGGCCCCGGGTTCCGCCGGGCCCTCGTCAGCGGTGTCCACCGCTGCGAGCCGTACGTCGTGGCGGTCGCCCGCGCGCTCGCCGTCACCGGCGCCCACGCCACCGTGGAGCGGCTGGGCCGCCTCGCCGGCCTCGATGTCGAGGCGGTGCGCTCGGCGCTCGACCTCCTGGCCGGCGCCGGGCTGCTGGCCGACGGCCGCTTCCGCACCGACGCCGCCCGCATCGCCGTACTCGACGACATGCCCGCCGACGAACGCGGCCGGACCCACCGGACCGCCGCCCTGCTGCTGCACGACGAGGGAGCGCCCGCGACCGAGGTGGCGCCCTACCTGCTGCGCGCCGACGGGGCCGACAGGACCGACGAGAGCTGGGCTGTACCGGTGTTCGAGGAGGCCGCCGAGCACGCTCTGCGCGAGGAACGGATCGACACGGCGCTGCGCTGCCTCGAACGCGCGCACCGCGCCTGCCCCGAGGCACACCGGCAGGCGGCGATCACAGCGAAGCTGGTGCGCGTGGAGTCGCGTAGCAACCCGGCCGCCGCGGGCCGCCGGCTCACCACCGTCACCGACGCGATGCGCGCCGGGCGGCTGTCCGACCGCGATGTGCGCTCCCTGGTGCCGCCCCTGCTGTGGCACGGGCGCGTCGACGAGGCGGCCGAGGCGATGGAACGGCTGCGGCGCGCCCGCCACCAGCCGGGCGCCGCCGACCGGACCACCGAGCTGTGGCTGGCCTGCACCCACCCGCCGCTCGCCCGCCGCACCCGGCCACCCGCCGAGACCGACCGCGACAGCGGACCGGCTGGCCGTACCACCGGCCCGGCACTCAGGGCCGTGAGGGCGCTGACGACCGTCCTCACCCAGGGACCCGACGAACACGCCGTCACCGACGCCGAGTACGTTCTGCAGGTCGCGCGGCCGAGCGACGGCATGTCCTGGGGGCCCCAGACGGCACTGCCCGCGCTCCACGCCCTCGTGCACGCCGGCCGCCTCGACCTCGCCCGGTCCTGGTGCGACAGACTCCTCGACGACGCCCGGGCCAGGGACCTCGCCGTGGCACAGGCGCTCTACGCCGGGGTACGCGGCGACATCGCCCTGCGCGAGGGCGACCTCGCCGGGGCTCACGCCCACGCCCGTGACGCGCTCACCCTCATGCCCCCGGGCGGCTGGGGAGTCGCGGTCGGCGTCCCGCTGGGCGTCCTCGTCGAGACGGCGACCAAGCAGGGCAGACACGAGGAGGCCGCTGCCCACCTCACCAGGCCCGTGCCCGACGCCATGTTCCGCAGCCGCTACGGGCTGCCCTACCTGCACGCCCGCGGCCACCACTACCTGGCCACCGACCGGCACTACGCCGCGCTCGCGGACTTCCTCTCGTGCGGCGAGCTGATGACCGAGTGGGGCATCGACCAGTCAGTGCTCGTGCCGTGGCGGACCAGTGCCGCCGAGGCGTGGCTGCGGCACGGCAAGAACCGCGACGAGGCCAGACGGCTTGTCAACGAACAGCTCGCCCGGCTCGGCCCGGAGACCTCGCGCACCCGCGGCGTGGCCCTGCGTCTGCTCGCGGCGACCACCGCGCCCCAGCACCGGCCCCGGCTGCTCGGCGAGGCCGTCGCCGTCTTGGAGGAGTGCGGCGACCAGTACGAACTCGCCCGCACACTGGGCGACTTGAGCAACGCGCACCAGTCGCTGCGCGAGCACCGGCGGGCCTGGAGCGTCGCCCGGCGCGCCTGGCACGTGGCGAACGTGTGCGACGCGACGGCGCTGCGCGACGAACTCCTGCCCAGTCGGCGCGGGACTGACGACGAGTCTCCCGAAGAACAGCCGCCGGCCGACCCGATCTCCCGGCTCACCGACGCGGAGAGGCGGGTGGCGGCGCTCGCCGCGGTCGGCCTCACCAACCGGGAGATCGCCGGCAAGCTGTTCATCACCCCGAGCACCATCGAGCAGCACCTCACCCGGGTCTACCGCAAGCTCAACGTGAAGTACCGCAAGGACCTGCCGACCGGCCTGCACAGCCATCTGCCGGACACGGCCTGA
- a CDS encoding glycosyltransferase: MSQRPILFVSLPESGLLNPMLVLAEELSRRGVADLWFATDDKAREDVAATAVGSPVEFFSLGEVVSEMSSVTWDDETYAAVTQRSRFKARRAVIEQTDRPALRVPKYRALEEAVEKLRPALMVVESMCQFGWELAISKGIPFVLSDPFVPSNLLTSAVPIGPSHTPKGFPVPHSGLPADMSLPQRWQNRLFQWRTLAMAFGRFNKERNAVDARVRAELGIAPEAYGQFCRVERSELVLCYSIPEMDYAFDIPAKLRTVGALVPPLPQCPPGELSAWLDAQGSVVYMGFGTITRLTAGQVRAFVEVARRLEGRHAVLWKLPRDQQAHLPADLPGNLRVETWVPSQLDVLAHPNVKVFFTHAGGNAYTESIHFGKPMVSRPLWVDCYDQAVRAESFGVGLTLSKPHTVDPDDVLDKLTRVLDDPAFTENARRLAALQQAAGGRSAAGDLILDLPALSSEVSR, from the coding sequence ATGAGTCAGCGGCCGATCCTGTTCGTCAGCCTGCCCGAGAGCGGCCTGTTGAACCCGATGTTGGTGCTCGCGGAGGAACTGTCCCGTCGTGGCGTCGCCGACCTGTGGTTCGCCACCGACGACAAGGCGCGCGAGGATGTCGCGGCGACGGCGGTCGGTTCCCCCGTCGAGTTCTTCTCCCTGGGCGAGGTCGTCTCCGAGATGTCCTCGGTGACCTGGGACGACGAGACGTACGCGGCGGTGACGCAGCGGTCGCGCTTCAAGGCGCGGCGCGCCGTGATCGAGCAGACCGACCGGCCCGCGCTGCGGGTGCCCAAGTACCGGGCGCTGGAGGAGGCCGTGGAGAAGCTCCGGCCGGCCCTGATGGTCGTGGAGAGCATGTGCCAGTTCGGCTGGGAGCTCGCCATCTCCAAGGGGATCCCGTTCGTGCTCAGCGACCCGTTCGTGCCGTCGAACCTGCTGACCTCGGCCGTGCCGATCGGGCCCTCGCACACCCCCAAGGGCTTCCCGGTGCCGCACTCGGGCCTGCCCGCCGACATGTCGCTCCCGCAGCGGTGGCAGAACAGGCTGTTCCAGTGGCGGACGCTGGCCATGGCGTTCGGGAGGTTCAACAAGGAGCGCAACGCGGTCGACGCGCGGGTGCGGGCGGAGCTGGGCATCGCCCCTGAGGCGTACGGCCAGTTCTGCCGCGTGGAGCGGTCGGAGCTGGTGCTGTGCTACTCGATTCCGGAGATGGACTACGCCTTCGACATCCCTGCGAAGCTGCGCACGGTCGGCGCGCTGGTGCCGCCGCTGCCGCAGTGCCCGCCCGGCGAGCTGTCCGCCTGGCTCGACGCGCAGGGGTCCGTGGTCTACATGGGCTTCGGCACGATCACCCGGCTCACGGCCGGGCAGGTGCGGGCGTTCGTGGAGGTGGCCAGGCGGCTGGAGGGCCGGCACGCGGTGCTGTGGAAGCTGCCGCGCGACCAACAGGCCCATCTGCCCGCGGACCTGCCGGGGAACCTGCGGGTCGAGACCTGGGTGCCGTCGCAGCTGGACGTGCTGGCGCACCCGAACGTGAAGGTGTTCTTCACCCACGCCGGCGGCAACGCGTACACGGAGAGCATCCACTTCGGCAAGCCGATGGTGTCCCGTCCGCTGTGGGTCGACTGCTACGACCAGGCCGTGCGGGCCGAGAGCTTCGGCGTGGGGCTCACGCTGTCGAAGCCGCACACCGTCGACCCCGACGACGTGCTCGACAAGCTGACCCGCGTGCTCGACGACCCCGCGTTCACCGAGAACGCTCGGCGTCTGGCCGCGCTGCAACAGGCCGCCGGCGGCCGGAGTGCCGCCGGCGACCTGATCCTGGACCTGCCCGCGCTGTCTTCGGAAGTGAGTCGATGA
- a CDS encoding DegT/DnrJ/EryC1/StrS family aminotransferase produces MSFTYPVSMPSLKGNELDYVTQAVTSGWISSQGPFVPRFEDAFAAYNGVAHGVACSSGTTALTLALRALGVGPGDEVIVPEFTMIASAWAVTYTGATPVFVDCADDLNIDVTRIEEKITPRTKVIMPVHIYGRRCDMDAILELAYEYNLRVVEDSAEAHGIPPTGDIAAFSLFANKIISAGEGGICLTNDPHLARQMAHLRGMAFTRDHSFLHKKLAYNFRMTNLQAAVALAQTERLDEILATRAGIEKRYDEGLRGIDGITLMPERDVLWMYDLRAERREELREFLAHQGIETRLFFKPMSRQPGYLDPVWPTLNANRFADDGLYLPTHTELAEKEQEFIVAQVRAFYEVSS; encoded by the coding sequence ATGAGCTTCACGTATCCCGTGTCGATGCCTTCGCTGAAGGGCAACGAGCTCGACTACGTCACCCAGGCGGTCACCAGCGGCTGGATCTCCTCGCAAGGGCCTTTCGTGCCCCGCTTCGAGGATGCCTTCGCCGCCTACAACGGGGTGGCCCACGGGGTGGCCTGCTCCTCGGGGACGACCGCGCTGACGCTCGCGCTGCGCGCACTCGGGGTCGGTCCCGGCGACGAGGTGATCGTGCCGGAGTTCACGATGATCGCGTCCGCGTGGGCGGTCACGTACACGGGCGCGACGCCGGTGTTCGTGGACTGCGCCGACGACCTCAACATCGACGTGACGCGGATCGAGGAGAAGATCACCCCGCGCACCAAGGTGATCATGCCGGTGCACATCTACGGCCGGCGCTGCGACATGGACGCGATCCTGGAGCTGGCCTACGAGTACAACCTGCGCGTCGTGGAGGACTCCGCGGAGGCGCACGGCATCCCGCCGACCGGTGACATAGCCGCGTTCTCCCTGTTCGCCAACAAGATCATCTCGGCGGGCGAGGGCGGCATCTGCCTGACGAACGACCCCCATCTGGCCCGTCAGATGGCGCATCTGCGCGGCATGGCCTTCACCCGGGACCACAGCTTCCTGCACAAGAAGCTCGCCTACAACTTTCGTATGACCAACCTCCAGGCGGCCGTGGCGCTGGCCCAGACCGAGCGGCTGGACGAGATCCTGGCCACCCGGGCAGGGATCGAGAAGCGCTACGACGAGGGACTGCGCGGCATCGACGGCATCACCCTGATGCCGGAGCGGGACGTGCTGTGGATGTACGACCTGCGCGCCGAACGCCGGGAGGAACTGAGGGAGTTCCTCGCCCACCAGGGCATCGAGACCCGCCTTTTCTTCAAGCCCATGAGCCGCCAGCCCGGCTATCTGGACCCGGTCTGGCCGACGCTGAACGCGAACCGCTTCGCCGATGACGGCCTGTATCTGCCAACGCACACCGAACTGGCCGAGAAAGAGCAGGAGTTCATCGTGGCGCAGGTCCGCGCGTTCTACGAGGTGTCGTCATGA
- a CDS encoding cytochrome P450 — MTSSPTAGAEADAEDEIVPFVLRRPGAPFPPPEYTEFRQRPGLVKAALPSGDTVWLVTRHEEVRQILTDPRISANPAHPGFPRPSRTGGVPTADEVPGWFVALDPPDHTKFRKALIPEFTVRRIRALRPVVEEIVDHSIDQMLARGDTADLVEDFALSVPSLVIASLLGVPNVDRGFFETRTKVLVTINSTDEERDNASQQLLRYLNRLIAIKTKRPGDDLISKLVEGGLLSPQELSGVAMLLLIAGHETTANNIALGAVTLLNDPRWIADERTIEELLRFHSVADLVALRVVVEDIEIGGRLLRAGEGVVPLVAGANHDPAAFDHPHVFDPSRSAQGHVAFGYGVHQCLGQNLVRLELEVAYQKLFARIPTLRIAVPPEELPFKYDGVLFGLHALPVRW; from the coding sequence ATGACCTCCTCCCCCACGGCCGGCGCCGAGGCCGACGCCGAGGACGAGATCGTCCCGTTCGTGCTGCGCCGCCCCGGCGCCCCGTTCCCGCCCCCCGAGTACACGGAGTTCCGGCAGCGGCCCGGCCTGGTGAAGGCCGCGCTGCCCTCGGGCGACACGGTGTGGCTGGTGACCCGGCACGAGGAGGTGCGCCAGATCCTCACCGATCCGCGCATCAGCGCCAACCCCGCGCACCCGGGCTTTCCCCGCCCGTCGCGCACCGGGGGCGTGCCCACCGCCGACGAGGTGCCGGGCTGGTTCGTGGCGCTCGACCCGCCGGACCACACCAAGTTCCGCAAGGCGCTGATCCCCGAGTTCACAGTGCGCCGCATCCGCGCGCTGCGGCCGGTCGTCGAGGAGATCGTCGACCACAGCATCGACCAGATGCTCGCCCGGGGCGACACCGCCGACCTCGTCGAGGACTTCGCGCTGTCGGTGCCCTCGCTGGTGATCGCGTCGCTGCTGGGTGTGCCCAACGTGGACCGCGGCTTCTTCGAGACCAGGACGAAGGTCCTGGTCACCATCAACTCGACCGACGAGGAACGCGACAACGCCTCGCAGCAGCTGCTGCGCTATCTGAACCGGCTGATCGCGATCAAGACCAAGCGGCCCGGCGACGACCTGATCAGCAAGCTGGTCGAGGGCGGGCTGCTGTCCCCGCAGGAGCTCTCCGGGGTCGCCATGCTGCTGCTGATCGCCGGTCACGAGACGACGGCGAACAACATCGCCCTCGGTGCGGTCACTCTGCTGAACGACCCTCGGTGGATCGCAGACGAGCGCACGATCGAGGAACTGCTGCGCTTCCACTCGGTCGCCGACCTGGTGGCGCTGCGCGTGGTGGTGGAGGACATCGAGATCGGCGGCCGACTGCTGCGGGCCGGCGAGGGCGTCGTACCGCTGGTGGCCGGCGCCAACCACGACCCCGCGGCCTTCGACCACCCGCATGTGTTCGACCCGTCCCGGTCCGCGCAGGGGCATGTGGCGTTCGGCTACGGCGTCCACCAGTGCCTGGGGCAGAACCTGGTGCGTCTGGAGCTGGAGGTCGCCTACCAGAAGCTGTTCGCCCGCATCCCGACCCTGCGGATCGCGGTTCCGCCGGAGGAACTGCCGTTCAAGTACGACGGGGTGCTCTTCGGACTCCACGCACTGCCGGTGCGGTGGTAG